A single window of uncultured Methanospirillum sp. DNA harbors:
- the nudC gene encoding NAD(+) diphosphatase, with protein MEHYPFFAVTPLFPVYPEPESPSSAHTRWIMVQGNSVFFQSNSEPGTILMQEPVPKNLTSGDHVYLGTCDDLIYYVVEIAPDTSMPAGWQLSGVRELSEKVPDNEVAIASYAVRILDFDRSTAFCGRCGSKTNPVCTERARICPSCSRTIYPRISPAIIVLIKKDEEILLAHSPRFPSGFYSVIAGFNEPGENLEQTIHREVREEVGISVKNIRYFASEPWPFPDSLMIGFVADYAGGEIQIDKNEIDDAGWYTRDTLPEFPSKVSISRALIDAWIRREI; from the coding sequence ATGGAACACTATCCATTCTTCGCTGTCACTCCCCTCTTTCCGGTTTACCCGGAACCGGAGAGCCCATCATCTGCACATACACGCTGGATCATGGTCCAGGGTAATTCCGTATTCTTTCAGAGCAATTCAGAACCAGGCACCATCCTCATGCAGGAACCAGTCCCAAAGAACCTGACATCAGGAGATCATGTATACCTTGGCACTTGTGATGATCTCATTTATTATGTTGTTGAGATCGCTCCAGATACATCGATGCCTGCCGGATGGCAGCTCTCAGGGGTCAGGGAGCTTTCAGAAAAGGTCCCTGATAATGAAGTTGCCATAGCCTCGTATGCTGTCCGGATTCTGGACTTTGACAGATCAACAGCCTTCTGTGGAAGATGTGGATCAAAAACAAACCCGGTCTGTACAGAGCGTGCACGGATCTGCCCGTCCTGTAGCCGGACCATCTACCCGAGAATCTCCCCGGCCATCATCGTTCTGATCAAAAAAGATGAGGAGATCCTGCTTGCACACTCCCCCCGCTTTCCATCCGGGTTCTATTCAGTCATCGCCGGTTTCAATGAGCCGGGAGAGAACCTTGAGCAGACGATTCATCGCGAAGTCCGTGAAGAGGTCGGAATTTCGGTCAAAAATATCAGGTACTTCGCGAGTGAGCCGTGGCCGTTTCCTGATTCACTCATGATAGGGTTTGTCGCGGATTATGCAGGCGGAGAGATACAGATTGATAAAAATGAGATTGATGATGCCGGATGGTATACCAGGGATACCCTGCCTGAGTTTCCATCAAAGGTGAGCATCTCCCGGGCTCTCATCGATGCCTGGATCAGAAGAGAGATCTGA
- a CDS encoding PAS domain S-box protein: MSDRILFICETLEEEITRVIADIQAQNVRICVFPHYCTSGFHRSDTISSFLKEQIQPGQTGLFFGDAEPGAQGLLPPGISHAGPDTCSELLAPGEYIQSLIIQGAFIINSGWLRSWEKYVIKMGFDPKKPTSYYSSSLKEIVVLDCGLVSIPKERISSLETFSGLPIRVIPVGLSHLSGVVRAEILQLQAENIKDECKKEISSALETTARQMAVLTLLSDISQVSEEKEVISRILTTCQLLFAPRFVGYLPIESEGPEEMIIMPLGSEGGMKEELLLSVIGKDYLFYEDGTGFCVPIAYLRETVGILEISGVSVPDRIREYLNLTLSFTRFLGLVIKNARSWHELRQTRDALENANTELHDKNEELVAISQELQSSNQELITSQKELSEREQFIKTIVNSARVGIAVVDPDFRILFWNPEMERLFGILYSDCIKKSISDVIPHFLLEQTHSLLIQGLSGQTVQAPDYELPESLSGKKTWMSAIFNPIFDISQNIIGVIINVNDITIRKESERDLERAYDAIHTAQSKLAILSSVTRHDILNRIMVISYYSEILTENFTDEVILKQLKRMSIASKDIQHLIEFTKEYQELGYTKPTWQRIGNVMNRNSIQSVLTGIDLSFQGDEFEIYVDPMLEKVLYNLVENSKRHGETVTAISINTEPAGDDLIVTYSDNGVGVAEEEKKLIFKQGHGKNTGMGLFLISEILGLTNISIRECGVPGEGVRFEMKVPKSGWRRIAE, translated from the coding sequence GTGAGTGATCGTATCCTCTTTATTTGTGAAACCCTTGAAGAGGAGATCACCAGAGTTATTGCCGATATTCAGGCACAAAACGTCAGGATATGTGTCTTTCCTCATTATTGTACTTCTGGATTTCATCGGTCAGACACCATTAGTTCATTCCTGAAAGAACAGATCCAGCCAGGTCAGACCGGCCTATTTTTCGGTGATGCAGAGCCCGGAGCACAAGGCCTTTTACCACCCGGGATCTCTCATGCCGGTCCAGACACATGTTCAGAACTCCTGGCACCAGGAGAATATATTCAATCGCTCATAATTCAGGGAGCATTCATCATCAATTCAGGATGGCTCCGGTCCTGGGAGAAGTATGTCATTAAGATGGGATTTGATCCCAAAAAACCCACCTCTTACTACTCTTCAAGCCTGAAAGAGATTGTTGTGCTTGATTGCGGGCTGGTATCCATTCCTAAAGAACGAATCTCATCACTGGAGACTTTTTCAGGCCTGCCTATCAGAGTAATTCCGGTTGGTCTTTCTCATCTCTCCGGAGTTGTCCGTGCTGAAATCCTTCAGTTGCAGGCAGAAAATATTAAGGACGAGTGCAAAAAAGAAATCTCTTCAGCACTTGAGACAACCGCCCGTCAGATGGCGGTTTTAACGCTTCTCAGCGATATCTCCCAGGTCAGTGAAGAGAAAGAAGTTATCTCCCGTATTCTTACGACCTGTCAATTACTGTTTGCCCCACGTTTTGTCGGTTATCTTCCAATTGAGTCAGAAGGCCCAGAAGAGATGATAATCATGCCACTCGGTTCAGAGGGTGGTATGAAGGAGGAACTGCTCTTATCAGTAATCGGTAAGGACTATCTCTTTTATGAAGATGGAACCGGTTTCTGTGTTCCAATTGCGTATCTCAGGGAAACAGTTGGTATTCTTGAGATATCCGGGGTATCAGTTCCTGACCGTATCAGGGAGTACCTCAACCTGACTCTTTCATTTACCCGCTTCCTTGGTCTTGTAATAAAAAATGCCAGGTCCTGGCATGAATTGAGACAAACCCGGGATGCCCTTGAGAATGCAAATACCGAACTACATGATAAGAATGAAGAGTTAGTTGCGATCTCTCAGGAACTCCAGTCCTCAAACCAGGAACTGATTACAAGTCAGAAAGAACTGAGTGAGAGAGAACAATTTATCAAAACAATTGTGAATTCTGCACGGGTAGGAATTGCTGTAGTAGATCCAGATTTTCGCATCCTGTTCTGGAATCCTGAGATGGAGAGATTGTTTGGTATATTATATTCCGATTGTATTAAAAAATCAATTTCTGATGTGATTCCTCATTTCCTTTTAGAGCAGACACATTCACTTCTTATTCAGGGCCTTTCAGGTCAAACAGTACAGGCACCGGATTATGAACTACCTGAATCGTTATCCGGGAAGAAAACCTGGATGTCAGCGATATTTAACCCGATATTTGACATAAGTCAGAACATCATCGGGGTCATCATTAATGTCAACGATATCACAATCCGAAAGGAGTCAGAACGTGATCTTGAACGTGCGTATGATGCAATCCATACTGCTCAGTCAAAACTCGCAATTTTAAGCAGCGTAACAAGGCATGACATTCTCAATCGGATCATGGTCATATCATATTATAGCGAAATACTCACGGAGAACTTCACTGATGAAGTGATACTGAAGCAATTAAAGAGAATGTCAATTGCCAGCAAGGATATTCAACATCTCATTGAATTTACCAAGGAATACCAGGAACTCGGATATACAAAACCAACATGGCAACGAATTGGTAATGTCATGAACAGAAACTCTATTCAGTCTGTCCTGACAGGGATAGACCTTTCATTTCAGGGTGATGAATTCGAGATTTACGTAGACCCCATGCTGGAAAAAGTTCTGTATAATCTGGTGGAGAATTCAAAGCGTCATGGAGAGACAGTTACTGCAATTTCCATCAACACAGAGCCGGCTGGTGATGACCTTATTGTAACCTATTCAGATAACGGAGTAGGGGTTGCAGAGGAGGAGAAGAAACTTATCTTCAAGCAGGGGCATGGGAAAAATACCGGGATGGGTCTGTTTCTGATCAGTGAAATCCTGGGGCTGACCAATATCTCGATCAGGGAGTGCGGTGTGCCAGGCGAAGGAGTCAGGTTCGAGATGAAGGTTCCCAAGAGTGGATGGCGCAGGATCGCAGAATAA
- a CDS encoding uroporphyrinogen decarboxylase family protein → MTSRERILTTLSHKEPDRVPLILNPTMHPARDLGIPFKEYFRSPELVAQGLITSREKFGTDAYIGFHYTPVEYEAFGGDVIFRDDGPPNSGRPVINTGEIIDNLQVPLIHETPCLQMVLDMIRILKAKSPDDAPIFGVALSPLSLPVMQMGFEDYIKLMYTDEIRFQKLIAVNSSFFLDWAAAQIEAGADGIVYYDPVSSPTIIPLELYRKTGLKIAQNLIHQVPGPVVSAFASARVLPILDDVLTTGTVGIAVWAGGNENIKEIKLKSTGKVTIIGNLNGIEMRHWTREQAFSIVKKAIQGLAKGGGFILSDTHGEIPLQVPDEVLYAIRDAAREYGGYPISV, encoded by the coding sequence ATGACCTCCAGGGAACGGATTCTGACAACACTCAGCCATAAAGAACCAGACCGTGTTCCGCTAATTCTCAATCCCACCATGCATCCTGCACGTGACCTGGGCATTCCCTTTAAAGAGTACTTCAGATCACCTGAACTCGTTGCCCAGGGCCTGATCACTTCCCGGGAGAAGTTCGGTACCGATGCATACATCGGATTCCATTACACTCCGGTAGAATACGAAGCATTCGGCGGGGATGTCATCTTCAGAGATGATGGCCCTCCAAACAGTGGAAGACCGGTTATCAATACCGGGGAGATAATTGACAACCTGCAGGTTCCCCTGATCCATGAAACACCCTGCCTTCAGATGGTACTGGATATGATCCGGATTCTGAAAGCAAAATCACCAGATGATGCACCGATATTTGGTGTAGCACTCTCTCCACTTTCACTTCCGGTTATGCAGATGGGATTTGAGGATTATATCAAACTCATGTACACCGACGAGATCAGGTTTCAAAAGCTCATAGCCGTAAACAGCAGCTTTTTTTTGGACTGGGCAGCAGCACAGATAGAGGCTGGTGCTGATGGAATTGTCTATTATGATCCGGTCTCATCTCCTACCATCATTCCCCTTGAACTATACCGGAAAACAGGTCTGAAAATTGCACAAAACCTTATCCATCAGGTTCCAGGGCCTGTTGTTTCTGCATTTGCATCAGCCCGGGTTCTTCCCATCCTTGATGATGTTCTCACGACAGGAACAGTCGGAATCGCTGTTTGGGCTGGAGGAAATGAAAATATCAAAGAGATCAAATTAAAAAGCACAGGAAAAGTTACTATCATCGGAAATCTGAACGGCATAGAAATGCGACACTGGACCCGGGAACAGGCCTTTTCTATTGTGAAAAAGGCCATACAAGGTCTTGCAAAAGGCGGAGGTTTTATTTTGAGCGACACACATGGTGAAATTCCACTCCAGGTACCTGATGAGGTCCTGTATGCTATCCGGGATGCTGCAAGAGAGTATGGGGGGTATCCGATTTCTGTCTGA
- a CDS encoding cyclase family protein encodes MSSGILHLLIIMISAGMLVCSPVSAGSEPQNLTAVWETLQNSTYVDLTHTFEPGIPHWKGAPDETVETLYSYEPGNGTLGSGFYMQDYSHVGQWGTHVDPPAHFIKGLRTLDQISPKEMILPLVVIDIHQKVKENPDYVVSMDDIRAWEKKYGHIPQGSFVALRTDWSTRWPDQDAMQNLDAEGMAHYPGWSQEVLTYLYEQCNITASGHETTDTDPGLVVSRDQYPLETYILSQDRYQVELLTNLNQVPESGALIVVSFPKPRDGSGFPARVFAICPE; translated from the coding sequence ATGTCTTCAGGGATACTTCATCTTCTCATCATCATGATCTCTGCCGGGATGCTGGTTTGCAGCCCGGTATCAGCAGGTTCAGAGCCTCAGAACCTTACCGCTGTCTGGGAAACATTGCAGAATTCAACCTATGTAGATCTTACCCATACGTTTGAGCCTGGAATCCCTCACTGGAAAGGAGCTCCTGATGAGACGGTGGAGACATTGTACTCATACGAACCCGGCAATGGAACGCTAGGATCTGGCTTTTACATGCAGGATTACTCTCATGTGGGGCAATGGGGAACCCATGTCGACCCACCGGCACATTTCATTAAAGGTCTCCGGACACTCGATCAGATCAGCCCAAAGGAGATGATCCTCCCGCTTGTTGTCATTGACATCCACCAGAAGGTGAAGGAGAATCCGGATTATGTCGTCTCAATGGATGACATCAGAGCATGGGAGAAGAAGTACGGACACATTCCCCAGGGCTCGTTTGTTGCACTCAGAACCGACTGGTCCACACGATGGCCTGATCAGGATGCGATGCAGAACCTTGACGCTGAAGGAATGGCCCATTATCCGGGATGGAGCCAGGAGGTCCTGACATACCTGTATGAACAGTGCAACATCACTGCATCAGGGCATGAAACGACAGATACTGACCCGGGTCTCGTGGTAAGCCGTGATCAGTATCCGCTTGAGACCTATATTCTTTCACAGGACAGATACCAGGTTGAACTCCTCACAAATCTCAACCAGGTTCCTGAATCAGGGGCATTAATCGTGGTCTCGTTCCCAAAACCTCGTGACGGGTCCGGGTTCCCAGCCAGGGTGTTTGCGATCTGTCCGGAATAA
- a CDS encoding methyltransferase domain-containing protein: MDTNTRASITSFKWLMNTDGPETYEQYIVPTWMTDWTPELIKAGSIGPDTRVLDVACGTGIVARMAAEIPGKNGRFFGIDINEGMLRLARRYAAEKGVKCGFYLGNATRMPFSSGGFGTVLCQQGLQFFPDRSAALQEMRRVLAPDGTLAISVWGRAERSPHVGAICEAFTKYLGEDSTTMFRVACSLSNPHLLQRLVEDAGFSNIQIRTGVKTARHPSLAEFLPAYFSIFPVAAQITAMAEEDRTRMFRIIESALGPWKENEGIAVPTENCILTAVKR; this comes from the coding sequence ATGGATACCAATACCAGAGCATCAATAACCAGTTTCAAATGGCTGATGAACACCGACGGTCCTGAAACCTATGAACAATACATCGTCCCGACATGGATGACTGACTGGACGCCTGAACTCATCAAAGCCGGATCTATCGGCCCTGACACCCGGGTTCTGGATGTTGCCTGTGGTACAGGAATTGTTGCACGAATGGCAGCCGAGATTCCCGGAAAGAACGGGAGATTTTTCGGGATCGACATCAATGAGGGGATGCTACGACTTGCCAGAAGATATGCGGCAGAGAAGGGCGTAAAATGCGGATTCTATCTGGGGAATGCAACCCGGATGCCATTCTCTTCAGGAGGATTTGGCACCGTTCTGTGCCAGCAGGGGCTGCAGTTCTTTCCTGACCGGTCTGCTGCCCTGCAGGAGATGAGACGGGTTCTTGCACCGGACGGAACACTTGCAATCAGCGTATGGGGACGGGCAGAGAGGAGCCCGCATGTGGGTGCCATATGCGAAGCATTCACCAAATACCTTGGAGAGGATTCGACAACGATGTTCAGGGTTGCCTGTTCACTCTCTAATCCCCACCTCCTGCAAAGACTGGTGGAGGATGCAGGATTTTCTAACATACAGATCAGAACAGGGGTGAAGACTGCCCGCCATCCATCACTTGCTGAGTTCCTCCCTGCATACTTCTCTATCTTTCCGGTTGCTGCTCAGATAACAGCAATGGCTGAAGAGGACAGGACCCGGATGTTCAGAATCATAGAGAGTGCTCTTGGACCATGGAAGGAGAACGAAGGTATTGCAGTGCCGACTGAAAACTGCATTCTGACCGCGGTAAAGAGATAA
- a CDS encoding cobalamin-dependent protein (Presence of a B(12) (cobalamin)-binding domain implies dependence on cobalamin itself, in one of its several forms, or in some unusual lineages, dependence on a cobalamin-like analog.), whose translation MAPDKIDTRVTDLITALINMDRLTLREILKPEDGTVINEHTIDTLIVPALDEIGQKWEDGTVAISQVYMAGILIEEMISSVIPDIRSDEKNKEKIATVVLEDYHMLGERIVTAYLIGAGYAPLRYGRRDVQEVLSLVSQDNIKYLAISTLMLPSALRIKEVTSGLAGKGVKVIVGGAPFRFDPELGKEVGADRVCFTASDAVTAIRELEAIP comes from the coding sequence ATGGCCCCCGATAAGATCGACACCCGGGTTACAGATCTTATTACTGCTCTCATTAATATGGATCGGTTGACATTACGGGAGATACTAAAGCCTGAAGATGGGACCGTAATTAATGAACATACCATCGATACATTAATCGTTCCTGCTCTGGATGAGATTGGCCAAAAATGGGAGGATGGAACAGTTGCCATCTCACAGGTATACATGGCCGGAATCCTCATCGAAGAGATGATCTCCAGTGTCATTCCGGATATCAGATCAGACGAGAAAAATAAGGAAAAAATTGCAACTGTTGTTCTCGAGGATTACCATATGCTCGGAGAGCGGATCGTAACTGCGTACCTCATAGGTGCAGGATATGCTCCGTTGCGATACGGACGACGGGATGTGCAGGAGGTATTATCGCTCGTATCTCAGGACAATATCAAATATCTCGCCATATCAACACTCATGCTCCCTTCAGCATTACGGATCAAGGAAGTAACATCCGGCCTTGCAGGGAAGGGAGTGAAAGTGATAGTCGGAGGAGCACCGTTCAGATTCGATCCTGAACTGGGAAAAGAAGTAGGAGCTGACAGGGTCTGTTTTACTGCATCAGACGCTGTAACTGCGATTCGTGAACTTGAGGCGATACCATGA